Sequence from the Ancalomicrobiaceae bacterium S20 genome:
GGCGTCGGCGAGCAGCTTCGCCGCGCCGGTGCCGCGGCCCTGGGTGACGAAGCCGCCGATCGCGTTGACCGACTGCGGCACGAGGCCGATATGGCCGAGCACCGGGATGCCGCGCTCGACCAGGAAGCGGATCGTCGGCGCCATCTCGACGCCGCCCTCGATCTTGACCGCCTGGGCGCCGGCCTCCTGCAACACGCGGACGCTGGTGCGGAACGCCTGTTCCGGGCTCTCCTGATAGGTGCCGAACGGCAGGTCGGTGACGACGAGCGCACGCTTCGAGGCGCGCACGACGGCCTCGGTGTGGCGGATCATCATCTCGAGCGTGACCGGCACGGTCGTCTCGTAGCCGTAGATGACCATGCCGAGGCTGTCGCCGACCAGGATCAGGTCGACATGCGGATCGAGGAGCTTGGCGATCGGTGCCGTGTAGGCGGTCAGGCTGACGATCGGCGTCTTGCCCTTGGCGCGACGGATGTCACGGACGGTCAGACGCTTCTTTTCGACGACGACACTCATCGGGGTTCCCGCGGCGGCCGGTTACGATTGCACTGCAGCGAAGACATAATGCCTTGCCGTGCCAAGTGCTAATCGATTTTGGTCGTATGGGACGATCGGGAGCCGGGCTTGCGGAATTGTGCAGGGTCGAGACGGCTTCAGCCGCGACGCGCGGCCGGTTCGCCGCCGGCCTGCTTCTTCTCGGTCGCGCGGACGGCGATCGGCTCGGGCGAGCGATCCAGTTCCATCGCCGTCACGACGATAGCGACGAAGAAGCCGACCTGAAGCGCGACGACGGTCAGCACGGCGTTGAGGATCGCGGTCTCGTGGAGGCCGGAGAAGGCGAAGTGTCCGCATGCACCGAGCATGCAGATGAGGACGAGACCCTGGAGCCGGCAGCACAGGCCGGCCGAGATGCCGACGAGAACGGAAGCGGCTGCGATCGAAACCATGGGACTATCCTCGCCACGCCCGAGGGCGCACCATCGATTGGTGATGCCCTCACCCTAGCGCGGCGGGTTTAACGTCCCGTTTCGGGAAGCGGGACAAGTCACCAGTATCGGCGGCGATGTGGACCAAGGAAATCACCGGTTTTCCGCCAGTGATCACGGTGTTGACGCGCTGCGTTCTCTTGCGCGGCTTTGTTCTCTGCTTGAACTTGCCGTTTCGGTAAACGGCCGATGAAGATCTCGGCGTCACATGCCGGCAATCTGATCGAGCGCCGCTGCGGCGGCTGCCTCGATCGCGTCGCGATGCGCCAGGATGGCGGAGACACGGTCGCCGAGGATCGCACCGATGGCCGGATCTTCGACGACGATCGCGGCGAAGGCGCGGTTCTCGGCTCGCGATCGCTCGACGGCCGCATCGACCAGCCGCCGCGCACGGGTCCGGCCCTCGGTCTCGGCGATGGCGGCCGACAGCGCCTCCGAGCCGAGGAGCCCACCGAGGCGGTCGAGATTGGCGCGCATTGCATCCGCGTCGACCTCCAGCCGGTCGACCAGATCCGCCGTCCGGTCGATGGCGGCGAGCGTCAGCGTCGCGATGGTCGGTAGCGCGATCCACTCGGCGTGCCAGCCGCCGATCGCGCGCTCGTGCTCCTGCGCCAGACCGCCGGCGATCGCGGCCAGAAGTCCGCTCGCCGGGCCAAGCGCGGCGGGGGCGATCAGGGCGGCGACCGGGTTTCGCTTGTGCGGCATGGCGGAGGAGCCGCCGGCGCCGCGCTCCGTGAGTTCGCCGACCTCGGTCTGCATCATCAGCATGACGTCGCGGGCGAGCTTTGCGGCCGCGCCGATCAGGGCGACGAAGGTGGTGCCGAGGTCGAGGATGCGGCTGCGGTCGCCGTGCCAGGCGGTGCCCGGATCGGCGAGGCCGAGGCGCAGGGCGAGGCCGGCGCGGACCGCCGGACCGGACGTGCCGAGCGTCGCGAGCGTGCCGGTCGCGCCGCCGAACTGCACGGCGAGCACGTCCTCGGTCAGGCCGGCGAGGCGCGTGCGGGCGCGCACGAGGCCGGCGCGCCAGGTGGCGACCTTGAAGCCGAAGGTGATCGGGGTCGCCTGCTGCATCAGCGTGCGGCCGGCCATGGGCGTCCGCGCGTGGGTCGTCGCGAGGTCGGCGAGGCGGGCGATCAGCGGATCGAGCCGGGCCTCCATGGCCTCGACGGTCGCGCGCATGGCCAGCATCGTGGCGGTGTCGAGCACGTCCTGGCTGGTCGCGCCCTTGTGGACGTGACCGGCGGCCTGGTCGTCGACCGAAGCCACCGCCGCGGTGAGCGCCGCGACCAGCGGGATCGCCGGATTGCCGGCCTGCGCGGCCGCCGCCTCGATCGCATCCGCATCGAGCGGCAGGGTCCGTGCGGCCGTGGCGATCGCGGTCGCCGCCTCGTGGGGATCAACCCGATCGCGGCCTCGGCCTCGGCGAGCGCGACCTCGAAGGCGACCATCCGGCCGATCCGCGCCTCGGCGGAGAACAGCCGATCGGCGGTCGGGGTGCGGAACTGCGGTTCGATGATCATCGGAACTCCGGCGGGTGCGACTCGACGCGGACGCCGATCCGACCTCGCGGCGCGGCGCGCGTCAACGCGGGAAAACCAGGGGCCGGTTCCCGCGCTCGCGCAAGTCTCAATGCGCGCCGGCGACGCCGAGATGGCGCTCGACCACATCCGGGCGGGCGCGCAGCTCGGCCGGCGCGCCGGACCAGACGATGCGGCCGCGTTCGAGCACGATCACGGCCTCGGCGAAGTCGAGTGCGCGGTCAATCTGCTGTTCGACCAGCAAGATGGTCATCTTCCCCGAGCGGGCGAGACCGTGCAGAGCGTCCATGAGCTGGTCGCAGATCACCGGCGCGAGGCCTTCGAGCGGCTCGTCGAGCAGCAGGCAGGTCGGTTCTCCGAGGATCGCGCGGGCGGTCGACAGCATCTGCTGCTCGCCGCCGGAGAGCTGGCCGCCGAGGTTCTGCCGCCGCTCGGCGAGGCGCGGGAACAGTGCGTAGGCCTCGTCGAGCGCCGAGACGGGCCGGTCCTTGAGGCCGGCGCGCAGGTTCTCCTCGACGGTCAGCGAGCGGAAGATGTCGCGGGTCTGCGGCACGAGGCCGAGACCGTCGCGGGCGCGCTCTGACGTTTTCGCGCGGCCGAGCTCGCGATCACCGAGCCGGATCGTGCCGGCACGGCGGCGCGCGAGGCCCATGATGGTCGAGAACAGCGTGGTCTTGCCGACGCCGTTGCGGCCTAGCACGGCAAGCCGGCTGCCGGCCGGAACCGCGAAGCCGACATCCTCGAGCACCACCGTGTCGCCCCAGCCGGCGACGAGGCCTTCAACCTGCAAGGCTTCAGCCGGCATGGCGGGCCCCTTCCTGACCGTAGGAGCCGAGATAGGCGGCGCGGACACGGGCGTCGGTCGCGGTCTCGGCCGGGGTGCCGGTGAAGACCACCCGGCCGGCGGCGAGCACGACGACCCGGGCCGCGAAGCGGAACACGAGGTCCATGTCGTGCTCGATCATCAGCACGGCGATATCGGCCGGCAGCCGGTCGATCGCGGCGAGGATGCGCTCGCTCTCCGGGCGCGGCACGCCGGCGGCCGGCTCGTCGAGCAGCAGCACCTTGGGCCGCAGCGCCAGCGACATGGCGATGTCGACGAGGCGTTGCTGGCCGTAGGCGATCGTCTCGACGCGCCGGTCGATCACGTCGACGAGGCCGAGATCCTCGGCGAGCTTGTCGACGTCCTCGCGGATGTCGCGCATGCGCCCGATCGCGGCGAACAGGCGATCGGTGCGGCCGAGGCGCTGGAGCGCGGCGAGCTCGATGTGCTCGCGCACGGTCAGATCGTGGAACAGCCGGCTGACCTGGAACGAGCGCACCAGGCCGCGCCGGGCGCGCTCGACATCGGAGCGCGCGGTGACATCCTCGCCGTCGATCAGGATGCGGCCGGCGGAGGGCTTCAACACGCCGGAGACCAGATTGACGAAGGTGGTCTTGCCGGCGCCGTTCGGGCCGATCAGCGCGACGCGGTCACCGCGCGCGAGCTCGACGTCGATATCGGCGGCGACCACGAGGCCGCCGAAAGCGCGGTTGAGACCGCGGACGGACAGGGCGGGCGGGTGCGCGGTCATCGGGCGCCTCCGAGGCCGGCGATCCTCGCCAGGCGTTGCAGTTCGGCGGCGGCGCTGCCGAGCCCGCGCGGCAGGAACAGCACGACCGCGACCAGCATCACGCCGACGACGATCAGCCAGTGGAACGGGTTCGAGGCCGAGACGATGTGCTCGAAGCCCATGAACACGACCGTGCCGAGCACGGCACCGAACAGCGAGCCTGCACCGCCGAGCACCAGCATCACCAACGCTGTCGCCGAGCGTTCGAACGAGATCGCATCGAGGCCGACCACGCCGGCGGCGATCGCCTCGAGCGCACCGCCCATGCCGGCGACGAGGCCGGCGATCGTGTAGACGACGAGGAGAGTCGGCAATACCGCGCCGCCCATGGTGCGGACGCGGCCGGGATCGCGGCCGATGGCGCGAACCTTGAGGCCGAAGGG
This genomic interval carries:
- a CDS encoding ABC transporter ATP-binding protein, with the protein product MPAEALQVEGLVAGWGDTVVLEDVGFAVPAGSRLAVLGRNGVGKTTLFSTIMGLARRRAGTIRLGDRELGRAKTSERARDGLGLVPQTRDIFRSLTVEENLRAGLKDRPVSALDEAYALFPRLAERRQNLGGQLSGGEQQMLSTARAILGEPTCLLLDEPLEGLAPVICDQLMDALHGLARSGKMTILLVEQQIDRALDFAEAVIVLERGRIVWSGAPAELRARPDVVERHLGVAGAH
- the panB gene encoding 3-methyl-2-oxobutanoate hydroxymethyltransferase, whose translation is MSVVVEKKRLTVRDIRRAKGKTPIVSLTAYTAPIAKLLDPHVDLILVGDSLGMVIYGYETTVPVTLEMMIRHTEAVVRASKRALVVTDLPFGTYQESPEQAFRTSVRVLQEAGAQAVKIEGGVEMAPTIRFLVERGIPVLGHIGLVPQSVNAIGGFVTQGRGTGAAKLLADAEAVTEAGAFAVVIEGTIEEVAAEITAKIAIPTIGIGASVACDGQVLVNDDMLGLFSDFTPKFVKRYADLSGTIASAVEAYADDVRNRRFPGPEHVTARGPAG
- a CDS encoding lyase family protein — translated: MATAARTLPLDADAIEAAAAQAGNPAIPLVAALTAAVASVDDQAAGHVHKGATSQDVLDTATMLAMRATVEAMEARLDPLIARLADLATTHARTPMAGRTLMQQATPITFGFKVATWRAGLVRARTRLAGLTEDVLAVQFGGATGTLATLGTSGPAVRAGLALRLGLADPGTAWHGDRSRILDLGTTFVALIGAAAKLARDVMLMMQTEVGELTERGAGGSSAMPHKRNPVAALIAPAALGPASGLLAAIAGGLAQEHERAIGGWHAEWIALPTIATLTLAAIDRTADLVDRLEVDADAMRANLDRLGGLLGSEALSAAIAETEGRTRARRLVDAAVERSRAENRAFAAIVVEDPAIGAILGDRVSAILAHRDAIEAAAAAALDQIAGM
- a CDS encoding ABC transporter ATP-binding protein, yielding MTAHPPALSVRGLNRAFGGLVVAADIDVELARGDRVALIGPNGAGKTTFVNLVSGVLKPSAGRILIDGEDVTARSDVERARRGLVRSFQVSRLFHDLTVREHIELAALQRLGRTDRLFAAIGRMRDIREDVDKLAEDLGLVDVIDRRVETIAYGQQRLVDIAMSLALRPKVLLLDEPAAGVPRPESERILAAIDRLPADIAVLMIEHDMDLVFRFAARVVVLAAGRVVFTGTPAETATDARVRAAYLGSYGQEGARHAG